A genomic window from Lotus japonicus ecotype B-129 chromosome 1, LjGifu_v1.2 includes:
- the LOC130733801 gene encoding sister chromatid cohesion protein PDS5 homolog C-like isoform X1, with amino-acid sequence MVAIKLTDKELRMEKELLEAGSKLADPPSSVDELLNLLDRVECCVSSVEQSHTEPMLIALSPLLKALTADKLMRHSDEGVRVSIASCISELIRITAPDPPYEDDQMKEVFHLIVSAVENLHDMSSRSYAKRINILYLLAKVRSCILMLDLNCDLLILEMFQHFFKEIREYHPETVFSSMETIMNLVIEESNDSSWDLIVPVLTRVQEHDEGVSPTARKLGERVLKASTILKLQLYQEKKSLENSGVDYNQESV; translated from the exons ATGGTTGCAATAAAGCTCACGGACAAGGAGCTCCGAATGGAAAAGGAGCTTCTGGAAGCAGGAAGCAAGCTTGCAGATCCTCCATCATCTGTTGATGAGCTCTTGAATCTCTTAGAC CGGGTCGAGTGTTGTGTGTCTAGTGTGGAACAGTCACATACTGAGCCTATGCTTATTGCACTTTCGCCATTGTTGAAAGCACTGACTGCTGATAAACTTATGAGGCATTCAGATGAGGGTGTAAGAGTTTCTATTGCCTCTTGCATCAGTGAACTTATAAGAATAACGGCCCCTGATCCTCCTTATGAAGATGACCAAATGAAG GAGGTGTTTCATTTGATTGTATCAGCTGTTGAAAATTTGCATGATATGTCAAGCCGATCATATGCAAAGAGGATCAATATTCTCTATTTGCTTGCGAAAGTCAGGTCATGTATTTTAATGCTGGATCTCAATTGTGATTTGCTGATTTTGGAGATGTTTCAGCATTTCTTTAAGGAAATTAG GGAATATCACCCAGAGACCGTATTTTCATCCATGGAGACTATCATGAACCTTGTCATTGAGGAAAGTAATGATTCGAGTTGGGATCTAATTGTTCCAGTTTTAACCAGAGTTCAGGAACATGATGAG GGAGTTTCTCCAACAGCTAGAAAATTGGGGGAGAGAGTCCTGAAGGCTTCTACTATCCTTAAACTTCAACTTTATCAAGAaaagaaaagcttggaaaattCTGGGGTTGATTATAACCAAGAAAGTGTGTAG
- the LOC130733801 gene encoding sister chromatid cohesion protein PDS5 homolog C-like isoform X2, which yields MVAIKLTDKELRMEKELLEAGSKLADPPSSVDELLNLLDRVECCVSSVEQSHTEPMLIALSPLLKALTADKLMRHSDEGVRVSIASCISELIRITAPDPPYEDDQMKEVFHLIVSAVENLHDMSSRSYAKRINILYLLAKVRSCILMLDLNCDLLILEMFQHFFKEIREFLQQLENWGRES from the exons ATGGTTGCAATAAAGCTCACGGACAAGGAGCTCCGAATGGAAAAGGAGCTTCTGGAAGCAGGAAGCAAGCTTGCAGATCCTCCATCATCTGTTGATGAGCTCTTGAATCTCTTAGAC CGGGTCGAGTGTTGTGTGTCTAGTGTGGAACAGTCACATACTGAGCCTATGCTTATTGCACTTTCGCCATTGTTGAAAGCACTGACTGCTGATAAACTTATGAGGCATTCAGATGAGGGTGTAAGAGTTTCTATTGCCTCTTGCATCAGTGAACTTATAAGAATAACGGCCCCTGATCCTCCTTATGAAGATGACCAAATGAAG GAGGTGTTTCATTTGATTGTATCAGCTGTTGAAAATTTGCATGATATGTCAAGCCGATCATATGCAAAGAGGATCAATATTCTCTATTTGCTTGCGAAAGTCAGGTCATGTATTTTAATGCTGGATCTCAATTGTGATTTGCTGATTTTGGAGATGTTTCAGCATTTCTTTAAGGAAATTAG GGAGTTTCTCCAACAGCTAGAAAATTGGGGGAGAGAGTCCTGA
- the LOC130733802 gene encoding uncharacterized protein LOC130733802: MVLKPFNFPAKPTTALFLLTATATAVAAANAGDLSPAPAFSTDKIGAEIHGLVRTARAVSTVASTVVDYEFSLRGLQRHSDQYRHAISQVHLRSAERLLRLCEANKGFYVKAGQFVAAQKVLPREYSSTLSTLQDQVAPLPFKVVEEVLKDNLGPDFAAMFLSIDEQPTAAASIAQVHHAVLKSGHEVAIKVQYPWIEQQMNFDIRTMHFLSKTISWLYPQYRLEWLPLAFAKSMSSELDFVKEARNSERAAKNFRNNKVIRIPHVFWELTTSRVLTMQFYRGRKIDDLDFLNQIGVDPEKVARSLIEMFAEMIFVHGYIHGDPHPGNILVSPEGQNGFSLVLLDHAVYMELDEEFRKDFCHLWEALILKNSKKIMLLGERFGAGKYSRYLPIIFTGKTIESKYGFEMSNQEKETIKHELKSLMFEDLSLFMESLPPDFIAIMRVDALIRSSIRKMDASRLSRLLIYTKYAVYGRLCPKLDGESCQMPTTNFYFAVKAVFFSFISRLKYYHILVKAFTGATDSTPRWQKVKNALNYLYSKISSDFWGLLVHSVFLLLCMRPSAFS, encoded by the exons ATGGTGCTTAAACCCTTCAACTTTCCCGCCAAACCCACCACCGCGCTTTTCCTCCTAACCGCCACCGCAACCGCCGTTGCCGCCGCCAACGCCGGCGACCTCTCCCCCGCCCCCGCATTCTCCACCGACAAAATCGGCGCCGAAATCCACGGCCTCGTCCGCACCGCTCGCGCCGTCTCCACG GTCGCTTCCACCGTCGTCGACTACGAATTCTCGCTCCGCGGCCTTCAACGCCACTCCGATCAGTATCGCCATGCAATTTCCCAG GTTCATCTACGCTCTGCTGAGAGGCTTCTCAGGCTCTGCGAAGCCAACAAGGGGTTTTATGTGAAGGCTGGACAGTTCGTCGCTGCGCAGAAAGTGCTTCCAAGAGAGTACTCTTCGACTTTGTCCACGTTACAGGACCAG GTTGCTCCTCTTCCTTTTAAAGTTGTTGAGGAAGTGTTGAAGGATAATCTTGGACCTGATTTCGCTGCGAT GTTTTTGTCAATTGATGAACAACCGACAGCTGCTGCATCTATTGCTCAAGTTCACCACGCAGTGCTTAAAAGTGGACATGAAGTAGCAATCAAG GTGCAATATCCTTGGATAGAGCAGCAGATGAATTTTGATATAAGAACAATGCATTTCCTGTCCAAAACTATTTCATGG TTATACCCTCAATACAGGCTTGAGTGGCTACCATTAGCGTTTGCCAAGTCCATGTCTTCAGAACTTG ACTTTGTTAAGGAGGCAAGGAATTCTGAGAGAGCAGCTAAAAATTTCAGAAACAACAAAGTGATCAGGATTCCTCATGTGTTCTGG GAGTTGACAACAAGCCGAGTCCTAACCATGCAGTTTTATAGGGGACGCAAG ATTGATGACTTGGACTTTCTGAATCAGATTGGGGTTGATCCAGAAAAG GTAGCAAGGTCACTGATTGAGATGTTCGCTGAGATGATATTTGTACATGGTTACATACATGGTGATCCACACCCTGGTAATATACTAGTTTCTCCGGAAGGTCAAAATGGCTTCTCCTTGG TTCTACTAGATCATGCAGTCTACATGGAATTGGATGAAgaatttagaaaagatttttgCCACTTATGGGAAGCTTTGATTCTCAAGAACTCAAAGAAAATAATGTTGCTTGGCGAGCGATTTGGTGCTGGGAAGTATTCTAGATATTTACCCATCATTTTTACTGGAAAAACTATTGAAAG CAAATATGGTTTCGAAATGTCAAACCAGGAAAAAGAGACTATAAAGCACGAATTGAAATCTCTGATGTTTGAGGACTTATCTTTATTCATGGAATCTTTGCCCCCAGATTTTATCGCCATAATGCGTGTAGA tGCTCTGATAAGGTCTAGCATTAGAAAGATGGATGCCTCACGGCTCAGCAGGTTGCTAATCTATACCAAATACGCGGTGTATGGTCGTCTTTGTCCAAAGTTGGATGGTGAATCGTGTCAAATGCCCACAACAAACTTTT ATTTTGCTGTGAAAGCTGTTTTTTTCAGTTTCATATCGAGGTTAAAATATTATCACATCCTAGTAAAGGCCTTCACCG GCGCCACTGACAGTACCCCTCGGTGGCAGAAGGTGAAGAACGCACTGAATTACTTGTATAGCAAGATCAGTAGTGACTTTTGGGGCCTTCTGGTGCATTccgtttttcttcttttatgtATGCGTCCAAGCGCATTCAGTTGA